From Bacillus sp. FSL K6-3431, the proteins below share one genomic window:
- a CDS encoding DUF2621 domain-containing protein codes for MLDGWFLWFILFWVVVLVSLFAIGGFFMFRKFLKKLPKQDGKSDMDWEEYYVEKSKRLWTPEQDFLLDELVSPVPELFRDVARQKIAGKIGELAIKERVKKIELDMVIRGYIIATPKRDHKFLRKKLDQLNIDVAPYEHLFE; via the coding sequence ATGCTAGATGGTTGGTTTTTATGGTTTATATTGTTTTGGGTCGTTGTACTTGTATCTCTTTTTGCAATTGGTGGATTTTTCATGTTCAGAAAATTTCTAAAGAAACTACCTAAACAAGATGGCAAATCCGATATGGATTGGGAAGAATACTATGTAGAAAAATCAAAACGTTTATGGACGCCGGAACAAGACTTTTTGCTTGATGAGCTAGTAAGCCCAGTACCAGAATTGTTTCGGGATGTCGCTAGACAGAAAATAGCTGGCAAGATCGGTGAATTAGCAATAAAGGAAAGAGTGAAGAAAATCGAGTTAGATATGGTCATTAGGGGCTATATTATTGCCACACCAAAACGCGACCATAAGTTCCTACGCAAAAAACTCGATCAATTAAATATTGATGTTGCACCATATGAACATTTATTTGAATAA
- a CDS encoding DUF2922 domain-containing protein, protein MKTLELIFETAEGKIARMSIENPQEPVDSNQVKTALENIIASNTFIDSDGHAYESYKGARLVERSVTEIEII, encoded by the coding sequence ATGAAAACTTTAGAGCTTATCTTTGAAACAGCAGAAGGGAAAATAGCGAGAATGTCGATTGAAAATCCTCAAGAGCCTGTGGATTCAAATCAAGTAAAGACGGCGCTCGAAAATATCATTGCTTCAAATACTTTTATTGATAGTGATGGTCATGCTTATGAATCATATAAAGGGGCCCGTCTGGTAGAACGAAGTGTAACTGAAATAGAAATTATTTAA
- a CDS encoding YvrJ family protein translates to MDQILPFISEVGFPAIVTLYLLYRIEAKLEAVIQSIQSLPGRMEKSK, encoded by the coding sequence GTGGATCAAATACTACCGTTCATAAGTGAAGTTGGTTTTCCAGCGATTGTTACATTGTATCTATTATATAGGATAGAAGCGAAACTTGAAGCTGTGATTCAATCCATTCAAAGCTTACCTGGGCGGATGGAAAAGTCGAAGTGA
- a CDS encoding DUF1659 domain-containing protein, with protein sequence MAEAYLKGTKLKLVFDYGMDDENKPVYKSKTFNNVRRNANSDELFQAAQAIGTLSMNPLWEIERNDSFNIDE encoded by the coding sequence ATGGCTGAAGCATACTTGAAAGGAACGAAGCTTAAACTTGTTTTTGATTACGGCATGGACGATGAGAATAAGCCTGTATACAAAAGCAAGACCTTTAATAATGTTCGTAGGAATGCCAACAGTGATGAATTATTTCAAGCAGCACAGGCAATTGGCACATTATCAATGAATCCATTATGGGAAATCGAAAGAAATGACAGTTTTAATATTGACGAATAA
- a CDS encoding SDR family NAD(P)-dependent oxidoreductase, producing the protein MDLQLKNKKALITGSTKGIGKAIAFELAKEGVDVLVNGRNNEEVEIIVNDIKKKYPETNPQNAFGNLLNRDERENIYNNHPNVDILVNNLGVYEMMTYEKVNDEVWKKYFDTNFLVADNLSRFYIDKMLSKNFGRIIFIASEEAVMPSGNMPQYAVTKSMILSLSKSLSFLTKGKEVTVNTVMPGPTLSENVENILKDMYSNSSKSFEQIEKDFVLSNLPDSHIERFIRPFEIGRVVAFVSSPHSGAMKGTAVRMDGGLIPTIY; encoded by the coding sequence ATGGATCTACAATTAAAAAATAAAAAGGCACTTATTACTGGATCAACTAAAGGGATAGGAAAGGCAATAGCTTTCGAACTTGCAAAAGAAGGTGTGGATGTTTTAGTCAACGGTAGAAACAATGAAGAAGTAGAAATCATTGTTAATGACATAAAGAAAAAATATCCAGAAACTAACCCTCAGAATGCTTTTGGTAATCTATTGAACAGAGATGAAAGAGAAAATATATACAATAATCATCCTAATGTAGATATTCTTGTGAATAATTTAGGAGTATACGAAATGATGACTTATGAAAAAGTAAATGATGAAGTTTGGAAGAAATATTTTGACACAAATTTTCTTGTTGCTGATAACTTGTCTAGATTTTATATTGATAAAATGCTGAGTAAAAATTTTGGCAGAATTATTTTTATTGCTAGTGAAGAAGCTGTCATGCCTTCAGGAAATATGCCACAGTATGCTGTGACTAAATCAATGATTTTATCTTTATCCAAATCATTATCATTTTTAACAAAGGGCAAAGAAGTGACAGTTAATACCGTTATGCCTGGACCTACATTGTCGGAGAATGTCGAAAATATACTCAAAGACATGTATAGTAATTCTAGCAAGTCTTTCGAACAAATTGAAAAGGACTTTGTATTGTCTAATTTACCTGATTCACATATTGAAAGATTTATTCGTCCTTTTGAGATAGGAAGAGTGGTTGCATTTGTAAGCAGCCCACATTCGGGTGCTATGAAAGGTACAGCAGTTCGAATGGACGGTGGTTTGATCCCTACTATTTATTAA
- the crcB gene encoding fluoride efflux transporter CrcB, with product MTIFLIAIGGFFGAIARYWTANILRLFTKLPSHIATLTVNLIGSFLLGVVLGWHIFEEMKLFFGIGFLGSFTTFSTFTVENISLLTEKKWRNAIMYILISIIGGVILAFMGMRIGTLLLNI from the coding sequence ATGACAATTTTCCTGATCGCAATTGGTGGATTCTTCGGGGCAATTGCACGGTATTGGACTGCAAATATTCTCCGTTTATTCACTAAACTACCATCTCATATCGCTACCTTAACTGTGAATTTAATCGGTTCTTTTTTGCTTGGTGTCGTCTTAGGCTGGCATATTTTTGAGGAGATGAAACTCTTTTTCGGGATTGGCTTTTTAGGATCCTTTACTACCTTTTCCACCTTTACAGTGGAAAATATAAGCTTGTTAACGGAGAAAAAGTGGCGAAATGCAATTATGTACATACTTATTAGCATAATAGGTGGAGTGATATTAGCCTTTATGGGTATGAGAATAGGCACTCTCTTACTTAACATTTGA
- a CDS encoding cytochrome c biogenesis CcdA family protein yields the protein MTGDINLFLALGAGFLSFISPCVLPLYPAFLSYITGMSVSELKNENAMFRRRSMLHTLFFLIGFSIIFIALGFGSSFIGNLFHDYQSLIRQIGAIFIVLFGLIVVGLISPEFLMKDRKFAFKNRPAGFVGSILIGMAFAAGWTPCTGPILMAVLGLAAANPGSGVIYMLAYTLGFAVPFFILSFFISRMNWIRKHNVKIMKIGGYIMILMGIILFFDGLTLIISLFSTIFGDFIGF from the coding sequence ATGACAGGGGATATAAATTTATTTTTAGCATTAGGAGCAGGATTCTTAAGTTTCATTTCGCCGTGTGTGCTTCCGTTGTACCCAGCTTTCTTGTCATATATTACAGGAATGTCTGTTTCGGAATTAAAAAATGAAAATGCAATGTTTAGACGGCGTAGTATGCTGCATACCTTGTTTTTCCTAATTGGGTTTTCGATTATTTTCATCGCTCTCGGCTTTGGCTCTTCTTTCATTGGTAATCTCTTTCATGATTATCAAAGTTTAATCAGACAAATAGGAGCCATTTTTATTGTTTTGTTTGGATTGATTGTTGTCGGCCTAATCTCACCTGAATTTTTAATGAAGGATCGTAAATTTGCATTTAAAAACCGGCCTGCTGGCTTTGTTGGTTCCATATTAATCGGTATGGCATTTGCTGCTGGTTGGACACCGTGCACAGGTCCAATTCTTATGGCAGTACTAGGGCTTGCTGCAGCTAATCCCGGATCAGGTGTGATCTACATGCTGGCCTACACATTAGGATTCGCAGTACCGTTTTTCATCTTGTCTTTCTTTATTAGCAGAATGAATTGGATTCGCAAGCACAATGTAAAAATAATGAAAATCGGCGGTTACATTATGATATTAATGGGAATAATCCTCTTTTTTGATGGATTAACATTAATTATCAGTTTATTTTCAACCATCTTTGGCGATTTCATAGGATTTTAG
- a CDS encoding exonuclease SbcCD subunit D encodes MKFIHTADWHLGKLVHGVYMKQEQKSLLNQFVNIVAEVKPDAVIIAGDLYDRSVPSTDAVQLLEETLYQINVELETPILAVSGNHDSAERLSFGSSWYRHSHLHIHGKIEDSFKPIQLNGVNFYLVPYAEPGIIREWFDDRTITSHDDAMKRIVNEVEKYLNPNEPNVFVGHAFVLGGKTSDSERTLSVGGSGCVSAEQFAPFSYSALGHLHSPDAIHHETVRYSGSLMKYSFSEVNQRKTISIIEMNNDGSFDVEERILQPEKDMREITGFIEELLDPSFYEGQKLDDYLKVILLDEGALIDPVNKLREVYPNILHLEKKIDQTDARKKYEFFSSGNERKSELDLFKEFYAEMTTSSFTDKKRDLMAEMVDHVKRGVNV; translated from the coding sequence ATGAAATTTATACATACTGCTGATTGGCATTTGGGTAAATTGGTTCATGGCGTGTATATGAAACAGGAGCAAAAGTCTTTGCTAAATCAGTTTGTGAATATAGTAGCTGAAGTTAAGCCAGATGCTGTCATTATCGCGGGCGATTTATATGATCGTTCTGTGCCGTCAACGGATGCCGTTCAACTTCTTGAAGAAACACTTTATCAAATCAATGTTGAATTAGAAACACCAATACTTGCCGTATCAGGCAATCATGATAGTGCAGAACGACTTTCCTTTGGTTCATCATGGTATCGACATAGCCACCTACATATCCATGGGAAAATTGAAGATAGTTTTAAGCCCATCCAATTAAATGGCGTTAATTTTTATTTAGTTCCATATGCAGAGCCTGGCATTATTCGAGAATGGTTTGATGATCGAACCATTACTTCTCATGATGATGCGATGAAACGAATCGTAAACGAAGTGGAGAAATATCTAAATCCTAATGAACCGAATGTTTTTGTTGGTCATGCATTTGTACTTGGTGGGAAAACAAGTGATTCCGAACGTACTTTATCTGTAGGTGGGAGCGGCTGTGTGTCTGCTGAACAGTTTGCGCCTTTTTCTTACTCTGCTTTAGGTCATTTACATAGTCCAGATGCCATCCATCATGAAACTGTTCGATATTCGGGTTCTTTAATGAAATACTCTTTTTCAGAAGTGAACCAGCGGAAAACTATTTCGATCATTGAAATGAATAATGATGGTAGTTTTGATGTAGAGGAAAGAATACTCCAACCAGAGAAAGATATGAGGGAAATTACTGGGTTTATCGAGGAGTTACTGGATCCAAGCTTTTATGAAGGACAAAAATTAGATGATTATTTAAAAGTCATTCTCCTTGATGAAGGAGCATTAATAGATCCTGTCAATAAATTGAGAGAAGTCTACCCAAACATATTGCATTTGGAAAAGAAAATTGATCAGACAGATGCTAGAAAGAAATACGAGTTTTTCTCAAGTGGTAATGAGAGGAAGTCGGAACTTGATCTTTTTAAAGAATTTTACGCTGAGATGACGACAAGCTCATTTACAGATAAAAAACGCGATCTAATGGCAGAGATGGTGGATCATGTGAAGCGGGGGGTGAATGTATGA
- a CDS encoding GMC oxidoreductase: MKKRGVDTIDAAKISNDTEFNGSFTTGHFGGGTIMGDNPKISAVNNYSQMWDMNNIFVLDASAL, encoded by the coding sequence ATGAAGAAAAGAGGAGTAGACACTATCGATGCGGCTAAAATATCAAATGATACAGAGTTCAATGGTTCTTTCACTACCGGCCACTTCGGCGGAGGGACCATCATGGGCGATAATCCCAAAATTTCCGCAGTAAATAACTATTCGCAAATGTGGGATATGAATAATATATTTGTGTTAGATGCCTCAGCACTTTAG
- the crcB gene encoding fluoride efflux transporter CrcB, with translation MINIKYFAVGFGGMIGSVLRFLVGNITFTVIFFPIGTLLVNLLGSFLLGLLTGFTKRTNNISPIITTCIGTGMIGSFTTFSTFSTEVVTLLQADHHYMALGYVMSSIFFGLLLAFCGYYLGVKSDKKEEVRS, from the coding sequence GTGATTAACATCAAATATTTCGCTGTTGGTTTTGGTGGAATGATCGGGAGTGTGCTACGCTTCCTCGTTGGAAATATCACTTTTACAGTTATCTTCTTCCCTATTGGAACGTTGCTCGTTAATTTACTGGGTTCTTTTTTATTAGGTTTATTAACTGGTTTCACTAAGAGAACGAATAATATCTCACCAATTATAACTACATGCATTGGAACAGGTATGATTGGTTCCTTTACGACGTTCTCTACCTTTAGTACAGAGGTGGTAACACTACTGCAAGCTGATCACCACTACATGGCTCTAGGCTATGTTATGAGTAGCATCTTCTTTGGATTATTATTGGCTTTCTGCGGTTATTATCTTGGAGTAAAGTCGGATAAGAAAGAAGAGGTGCGTTCATGA
- a CDS encoding anti-repressor SinI family protein: MTKLDPEWVALITLAKEQGLTIEEIKNLLKRGPGVKTRKNIH; encoded by the coding sequence ATGACAAAACTTGATCCTGAATGGGTGGCATTAATTACTCTTGCGAAGGAGCAGGGGCTAACAATTGAGGAAATAAAAAATCTTTTAAAACGAGGTCCTGGTGTTAAAACGCGGAAAAACATACATTAA
- a CDS encoding TetR/AcrR family transcriptional regulator — protein sequence MSQRMDKIFHNRNKTILNNAETLFRLKGFDKVTMNDIAKESDVAKGTLYLHFKSKEELLFNILRPKLEEFNHKVELIDKNENLTRDKIKKIITYGFDSDFFDFTKDHFLYMHKLFNVQYHNELNSIIDKIINNFSLIIQEGKEKSDIKSSLPNNYLSHQLMHIFDPQIYYSLVENEKNTKESFVRNTITFYLNILIIANKGA from the coding sequence ATGTCGCAAAGGATGGATAAAATATTTCATAATAGAAATAAAACAATCCTAAATAATGCAGAAACATTATTTAGATTAAAAGGTTTCGATAAAGTAACTATGAATGACATAGCGAAAGAATCAGATGTCGCAAAAGGCACTTTATATTTGCATTTTAAATCTAAAGAGGAACTACTTTTTAACATTTTGAGACCTAAATTGGAAGAATTTAATCATAAGGTAGAACTAATAGACAAAAACGAAAATCTTACAAGAGATAAAATAAAAAAAATAATAACTTATGGATTTGACAGTGACTTTTTTGACTTTACTAAGGATCATTTTCTTTATATGCACAAGCTATTTAATGTGCAATATCACAATGAATTAAATTCAATTATCGATAAGATCATAAATAATTTTTCGCTAATAATACAAGAAGGTAAAGAAAAAAGCGATATAAAATCTTCTCTACCTAATAACTATTTGTCACATCAATTGATGCACATTTTTGACCCTCAAATTTATTATAGTTTAGTTGAAAATGAAAAAAACACAAAAGAAAGTTTTGTTCGCAATACGATCACTTTTTATTTAAATATATTAATTATAGCTAATAAAGGAGCGTAA
- a CDS encoding SMC family ATPase: protein MKPIKLTMQAFGPYADVEIIDFSQLGNRTMFVISGKTGSGKTTIFDGISFAIYGRASGEGRMGADLRSQFAVDDLLTEVSLEFSLRNQIYYISRSPQQEKKKARGEGYTTINAKAELYMLDEQGNRKLIAANIRDTDEKIKEIIQLDSNQFRQILMIPQGDFQKLLTSDSKEKEVILQRLFRTELYKQIEEKLKEKSSLLKKEVDASLIERTRLLKGISSHGNTNLETEIGEEILNITSVLSLLNEVQTALQTDVNGILGNINRQKIVRDDAKRKADAAEDILKQMSIRDQLLQKHKDLKAREQEVENTKVSVELAHKAAKLQHQEQLCQRLKKELDSYKSRLDIDRKKMKDEQKMLATAKTRLRQEEEKQAVREKLDSHISKLVNMREDVYSFSSKQSELEQIQLKKDRYEQDINQVRNNVANLKTKIEQQKAQLKEFEQTQIEAFQKENTLNKIETVRKQLNSLSAAVKKENNIRTDFQIKTDMFEKAKVMNEDARVTLEKIEDSWLKGQAGHLAQHLENGEVCPVCGSIDHPKLATVSESDQTAEDVKAAKLAVSKSDQELLQVERSWMQLKTEAEVHKENAQHLINELIQLEPEFSLEKIDMFFQDYERRYKEMTQYLLTANEKVQKIPGLHTQMSKNEKEWERQNNQLNEMIDYEKRLSIQFVEAATIVTALSRKIPENIRLKEQFDIEVAKLEKEKQELLRALETARIEYTNISENLARLSGTISNIEAHMNEKEKALDMEREQFLIQLENEAFESYKVYHAAKLGAEEIKKSEDEIRAYREEYRSISDMLEDYETRLQGIDKPDLTILKSSLEDAEHSLTSLSDQHANLMLQMKRNEEINEMVNNINEKMKILEEEYHLVGHLSDITRGQNTYRLTFERFVLASFLDGILEAANARLTKMTSGRYQLLRKTDRSKGNVQSGLELLIFDQYTGQDRHVKTLSGGESFKAALSLALGLADIVQQHAGGVSLETMFIDEGFGTLDPESLDHAIEALMDIQSSGRLVGIISHVPELKERIEARLEVTANQYGSKTAFHFTS from the coding sequence ATGAAGCCGATAAAATTAACCATGCAAGCTTTCGGACCATATGCGGACGTAGAAATAATCGATTTTTCCCAACTTGGTAATAGAACAATGTTCGTCATTTCTGGAAAAACGGGGTCAGGAAAAACTACGATTTTTGACGGGATTAGTTTTGCTATATATGGACGTGCTAGCGGTGAAGGGAGAATGGGAGCAGATTTACGTAGCCAGTTTGCGGTTGATGATTTATTAACGGAAGTCTCATTAGAGTTTTCTCTTCGCAATCAAATTTACTATATATCTAGGTCACCACAACAAGAAAAAAAGAAAGCGCGTGGAGAAGGCTATACGACGATAAATGCGAAAGCAGAGCTATATATGCTTGATGAACAAGGTAATCGCAAGCTAATTGCAGCAAACATAAGAGATACGGATGAGAAAATCAAAGAAATCATTCAGCTCGATTCAAATCAATTCAGACAAATATTAATGATTCCACAGGGGGATTTTCAAAAACTACTCACATCTGATAGTAAGGAAAAAGAAGTAATTCTTCAGAGGCTATTTCGCACGGAATTATATAAACAGATAGAAGAAAAACTGAAGGAAAAGTCCAGTTTGTTGAAAAAAGAAGTGGACGCAAGCTTGATAGAACGAACACGGTTGCTTAAAGGGATTTCTAGCCATGGCAATACGAATTTAGAAACAGAAATAGGTGAAGAGATATTGAATATAACGTCTGTTTTATCTCTTTTGAATGAAGTCCAAACCGCGTTACAAACAGATGTAAATGGCATCTTAGGAAATATAAACCGACAGAAAATCGTTCGTGATGATGCAAAGCGTAAAGCGGATGCAGCAGAAGATATACTAAAGCAAATGTCTATTCGTGATCAATTATTACAAAAACATAAAGATTTAAAAGCTAGAGAGCAAGAGGTAGAGAATACGAAGGTTTCTGTTGAACTAGCCCATAAGGCGGCCAAATTACAACACCAAGAACAGCTCTGCCAACGTTTAAAGAAAGAGTTGGATAGTTATAAATCTAGATTAGATATCGATAGGAAAAAAATGAAAGATGAACAGAAAATGTTGGCGACAGCCAAAACACGTCTACGGCAAGAAGAAGAAAAACAAGCAGTAAGGGAAAAATTAGATAGTCATATTTCCAAACTAGTAAATATGCGTGAAGATGTCTATTCATTCTCTTCGAAACAATCTGAGCTTGAACAAATCCAATTGAAAAAAGATCGCTATGAACAAGATATTAACCAAGTGAGAAATAATGTTGCCAATTTGAAAACAAAAATAGAGCAACAGAAAGCTCAATTAAAAGAGTTTGAGCAAACACAAATAGAAGCATTTCAAAAAGAAAATACATTAAATAAAATAGAGACTGTAAGAAAACAATTAAATTCATTATCAGCAGCTGTGAAAAAGGAAAACAATATCCGTACCGATTTCCAAATAAAAACGGATATGTTTGAAAAAGCAAAAGTAATGAATGAGGATGCCCGGGTCACTTTGGAAAAAATAGAAGATAGCTGGTTAAAGGGACAAGCGGGACATTTAGCGCAGCATCTTGAAAACGGAGAAGTCTGTCCTGTATGCGGCTCTATAGATCATCCAAAACTTGCTACTGTTTCAGAGAGCGATCAGACTGCAGAAGATGTGAAAGCTGCTAAACTTGCAGTATCCAAAAGTGATCAGGAATTATTACAGGTTGAACGCTCGTGGATGCAATTGAAAACGGAAGCAGAAGTTCATAAGGAGAACGCTCAGCATCTTATCAACGAATTAATACAACTAGAACCGGAATTTTCGCTTGAAAAGATTGACATGTTCTTTCAAGATTATGAACGAAGATACAAGGAAATGACCCAGTATTTATTAACTGCTAATGAAAAGGTGCAAAAAATTCCTGGATTACATACTCAAATGTCAAAAAACGAAAAAGAGTGGGAACGTCAAAATAATCAACTTAACGAGATGATCGATTACGAAAAGCGGCTATCTATTCAATTTGTAGAAGCGGCAACGATCGTGACCGCACTTAGTCGTAAAATCCCTGAAAATATCAGATTGAAGGAACAATTTGATATAGAGGTTGCAAAATTAGAAAAAGAAAAACAAGAACTATTAAGGGCTTTAGAAACAGCTAGAATAGAATATACAAACATTAGTGAAAATCTAGCGCGTTTGTCAGGTACGATTAGCAATATTGAGGCCCATATGAACGAAAAAGAAAAAGCACTTGATATGGAACGCGAACAATTTTTAATCCAACTGGAAAATGAAGCGTTTGAATCATATAAGGTTTATCATGCAGCAAAATTGGGAGCAGAGGAGATAAAGAAATCAGAAGATGAGATTCGTGCGTATCGAGAAGAATATCGTTCTATTTCTGATATGCTAGAGGATTATGAAACCAGATTGCAAGGTATAGATAAGCCAGATCTTACTATTTTAAAAAGTTCATTAGAAGATGCGGAGCATAGCTTAACTTCACTAAGTGATCAACATGCCAATTTAATGCTTCAAATGAAAAGAAATGAAGAAATTAATGAAATGGTTAACAATATTAATGAAAAAATGAAGATTTTAGAAGAGGAGTATCATTTAGTTGGTCATTTATCTGATATCACCCGCGGTCAAAATACATATAGACTGACATTTGAAAGATTTGTACTTGCGTCATTTTTAGATGGTATTTTAGAGGCAGCGAATGCAAGATTGACAAAAATGACAAGTGGACGCTATCAACTATTAAGAAAAACCGATCGCTCAAAAGGAAATGTACAAAGTGGACTTGAGCTACTTATTTTCGATCAATATACTGGACAGGATCGACATGTCAAAACACTTTCTGGAGGAGAGAGTTTTAAAGCGGCGCTTTCATTAGCTTTAGGTTTGGCGGATATAGTGCAACAACATGCTGGAGGAGTATCACTAGAAACCATGTTTATTGATGAAGGGTTCGGTACATTAGATCCTGAATCTTTAGACCATGCGATTGAGGCTTTAATGGACATTCAAAGCAGTGGCCGACTTGTTGGGATTATTTCTCATGTCCCAGAATTAAAGGAAAGAATTGAAGCTAGATTAGAAGTAACGGCTAATCAGTATGGTAGTAAAACGGCATTTCATTTTACAAGTTAA